Proteins from a single region of Puntigrus tetrazona isolate hp1 chromosome 2, ASM1883169v1, whole genome shotgun sequence:
- the vcpip1 gene encoding deubiquitinating protein VCPIP1, whose translation MSLIPGSKQKDRRILCGMCPDPQCQAKLFFPAHTSMSIECTECGQRHEQKNLANVEEVTDPDVVLHNLLRNALLGVPGPPKKGSELVKVMGLSNYHCKLLSPILTRYGMDKQTGTAKLLKEMNQGEIFDCSLLGDRAFLIEQEHVSTVGYGRDRSGSLIYLHDTLEEIKKANLNRECLIPVHVDGDGHCLVHAVSRALVGRELFWHALRENLKLNFKQNLGHYKVLFQDFIDAAEWEDIINECDPLFVPPEGVPLGLRNIHIFGLANVLHRPIILLDSLSGMRSSGDYSATFLPGLVPEEQCRGKDGTPNKPICIAWSSSGRNHYLPLVGIKGLPLPRLPAALLPKAWGVPQELIRKYVSLDSSGSCVIGGDRSLQDKYLLRLVGVMEDVFMDKHAIHPALVADVHQYIYRRTGVIGVQPEEVTEAAKKSVQEGRLHRCLVCNALPELHVPAEWLLPGGKLYNLAKSTHGTLRADKNYSFPLNSLVCSYNPEKDVLVPDYKLSSLTACTWCHGTSVRRVRGDGSVVYLDGDRTNTRSQGGKCGCGFKHFWEGKEYDNLPEAFPITLEWGGRVVRETVYWFQYETDPTLNSNVYDVTMRLVTKHFPGEFGSEILVQKVVNTILHHTAKRSQDEYNPVAIEGAHVQDGRDGSESAAHPPTKIILTGQKGKTLHKEELVMSKTERVLQHSISEQAALSQRRSTDRLRQQDPRPSSPSSSSSSAPPTPTKVPPTSGEKKIRVTTSDGRQAMLTLQPHTTYGELQNSIVQVFNLSPGQLCIRHGFPPRELPPPRPEDQNQPVALQHGDRISVEALKESSTDARATQTHSHTAQTHAHSDPRLSRTSSRELQDNIDLEMSSLCLLAALMGEDVWSYAKKLPHLFQQGGVFYNIVKKDMGLLDGKHCTLPHLSGKTFVFNAAEERLELCVDTAGHFPVGPDVEELVQEALSQLRSDAASRSREGSPAHGLRLGAGGAVRRKEQTVTAFQGKGHSLGSAPPEHPPIRRQHSSGVDLSNSARGEEITLSGEELVRVAPGMLTLREGRGLGLEPAVIEAQRQRLQEMVSNIQASMDKHLRQHSAARHEVKEEEASDKQEDMESHGAEPPSTFEPMDQS comes from the exons ATGTCGTTGATTCCGGGCTCAAAGCAGAAGGACAGGCGCATTTTATGCGGGATGTGCCCGGACCCGCAGTGCCAGGCGAAGCTCTTCTTTCCCGCACACACCTCCATGAGCATCGAGTGCACTGAATGCGGCCAGAGACACGAGCAGAAGAACCTCGCGAATGTGGAGGAAGTGACTGATCCCGATGTAGTGCTTCATAATTTGCTGAGAAATGCTTTGCTGGGTGTGCCAGGCCCTCCTAAAAAGGGCTCCGAGCTGGTGAAAGTGATGGGACTGTCCAACTATCACTGCAAGCTGCTGTCTCCCATCCTCACCCGCTATGGCATGGACAAACAGACAGGCACTGCCAAACTCTTGAAGGAAATGAACCAGGGAGAAATCTTCGACTGCTCGCTTCTTGGGGACCGTGCGTTTCTCATCGAGCAAGAGCATGTGTCCACTGTTGGTTATGGACGGGACCGCTCAGGGAGCCTGATTTACCTGCATGATACTTTGGAGGAGATCAAGAAAGCAAACTTGAATAGAGAGTGTCTTATTCCCGTGCACGTGGACGGAGACGGACACTGCCTGGTGCACGCCGTGTCCAGAGCTCTAGTAGGACGTGAGCTCTTCTGGCATGCCCTTAGAGAAAACCTAAAACTCAATTTCAAGCAGAACCTCGGCCACTACAAAGTCCTTTTCCAAGACTTTATAGATGCCGCAGAATGGGAGGATATCATTAATGAGTGCGACCCGTTGTTTGTCCCTCCGGAAGGCGTTCCTTTGGGGCTTAGGAACATTCACATATTCGGCCTGGCGAATGTACTGCACAGACCCATAATCCTGTTGGACTCCCTGAGTGGCATGCGCAGCTCGGGCGATTACTCCGCCACCTTCCTGCCAGGCCTGGTTCCAGAAGAGCAGTGCCGAGGAAAAGATGGCACTCCGAACAAGCCCATCTGCATCGCCTGGAGCAGCTCCGGCAGAAATCACTATCTACCCCTAGTGGGCATCAAGGGATTGCCTTTGCCCCGTTTACCAGCCGCGCTGCTCCCGAAAGCTTGGGGCGTACCTCAAGAGCTGATTCGCAAATACGTGAGCTTGGACTCCAGCGGAAGCTGCGTGATCGGTGGCGACCGGAGCCTGCAGGATAAGTACCTGCTGCGGCTCGTCGGCGTGATGGAGGACGTCTTCATGGACAAGCACGCCATCCACCCCGCTCTAGTTGCCGACGTCCACCAGTATATATACCGGCGCACCGGAGTGATCGGCGTGCAGCCGGAGGAGGTGACAGAAGCAGCTAAGAAATCCGTTCAGGAGGGTCGTCTCCATCGCTGTCTTGTCTGCAACGCTCTTCCGGAGCTCCATGTCCCAGCAGAGTGGCTCTTACCTGGAGGGAAACTCTACAACTTGGCCAAGTCGACTCACGGGACGCTGCGGGCGGACAAGAACTACAGCTTTCCTTTAAATAGTTTGGTTTGTTCCTATAACCCAGAAAAAGACGTGctggtgcctgactacaaactCAGCTCACTCACGGCCTGCACCTGGTGTCATGGTACTTCAGTGCGCCGCGTTCGTGGCGACGGCTCGGTCGTTTATTTGGATGGTGACCGGACCAACACCCGCTCACAGGGTGGAAAGTGTGGCTGCGGGTTTAAGCACTTCTGGGAGGGGAAGGAGTACGACAACCTTCCTGAAGCCTTCCCTATCACTCTGGAGTGGGGCGGGCGTGTGGTGCGAGAGACCGTGTATTGGTTCCAGTACGAAACGGATCCAACGCTCAACAGCAATGTTTACGACGTGACGATGCGACTCGTCACAAAGCACTTCCCCGGAGAGTTCGGGAGCGAGATTTTAGTCCAAAAAGTAGTGAACACCATCTTGCATCACACAGCCAAGAGGAGCCAAGATGAATACAATCCAGTTGCCATTGAAGGTGCTCATGTGCAGGATGGGAGAGACGGGAGCGAATCAGCCGCTCATCCTCCTACTAAAATAATCCTGACGGGACAAAAGGGTAAAACCCTGCATAAGGAAGAGCTGGTGATGAGCAAAACCGAGAGAGTCTTGCAACATAGCATCAGCGAGCAGGCGGCCTTGTCCCAGCGACGTAGCACGGACCGCTTGCGCCAACAAGATCCTCGCCCATCGTCtccctcctcttcatcatcctctGCTCCGCCCACACCCACCAAAGTGCCACCCACCAGCGGAGAGAAGAAGATACGTGTAACGACCAGCGATGGGCGGCAGGCCATGCTTACGCTGCAGCCTCACACCACCTACGGTGAGCTCCAGAACTCCATCGTCCAGGTCTTCAACTTGTCTCCGGGACAGCTGTGCATCCGACACGGCTTCCCGCCCAGAGAGCTGCCCCCGCCGCGTCCCGAGGACCAAAACCAGCCCGTGGCGCTTCAGCATGGTGACCGCATCTCTGTAGAAGCGCTGAAAGAGAGCTCTACCGATGCTCGCGCGACCCAGACGCACTCTCACACAGCTCAAACGCACGCTCACTCTGATCCACGACTAAGCCGCACCAGTAGCAGGGAACTTCAGGACAACATTGACCTTGAGATGTCATCACTGTGTCTCCTGGCAGCACTTATGG gtgAAGATGTCTGGTCATATGCCAAAAAACTGCCACACCTGTTCCAACAAGGAGGAGTCTTCTACAACATTGTGAAGAAAGACATGG GTCTGTTGGACGGGAAGCACTGCACACTGCCCCATTTGTCGGGTAAGACGTTTGTGTTCAATGCTGCAGAGGAGCGTTTGGAGCTCTGTGTGGACACAGCCGGTCATTTTCCTGTGGGACCTGATGTGGAGGAGCTCGTCCAGGAGGCCCTTTCCCAACTCCGTTCAGACGCTGCCTCCCGTAGCCGTGAGGGAAGCCCCGCCCACGGCCTGCGATTGGGCGCCGGCGGTGCGGTGCGCAGGAAAGAGCAAACCGTCACTGCCTTCCAGGGCAAAGGCCACTCACTGGGTTCCGCCCCTCCAGAACACCCACCAATCAGGCGGCAGCACAGCAGCGGCGTGGATCTCAGCAACAGCGCTCGCGGTGAAGAGATAACGTTGTCGGGGGAAGAGTTGGTGCGGGTGGCCCCGGGCATGCTCACTTTACGCGAGGGCCGTGGTTTAGGGTTGGAGCCCGCCGTGATCGAGGCCCAACGGCAGCGCCTGCAGGAGATGGTCTCAAACATACAGGCGTCTATGGACAAACACTTGCGCCAGCACTCCGCAGCAAGGCATGAAGTGAAGGAAGAAGAGGCTTCTGACAAACAGGAGGATATGGAAAGTCACGGTGCGGAGCCTCCCAGCACCTTTGAACCCATGGACCAATCTTGA
- the si:dkey-97a13.12 gene encoding uncharacterized protein si:dkey-97a13.12, which produces MQQIYTQSHEEFEVFTTVLSPQVCRKRVMLKHQGEMVVVTADYSTDCDEELCVRAGETVLLLYQENADWCFVRLQNGKEGYLPTVCFTTKQEPLRPIVTQTSQNFTQAASNDRSSCSGGRSFKLPRRASLSGVPGSPRLFQRLLSRRRSDGHAVRSVGSINPAFHPD; this is translated from the exons ATGCAGCAAATATACACACAGAGCCATGAAGAGTTTGAGGTGTTCACCACTGTTCTGTCGCCTCAAG TTTGTCGGAAGAGAGTGATGCTCAAGCACCAGGGAGAAATG gtggtTGTGACGGCAGACTACAGCACAGACTGTGATGAAGAGCTGTGCGTCCGTGCCGGAGAGACGGTGTTGCTTCTGTATCAGGAGAATGCTGACTGGTGTTTCGTCCGACTTCAGAACGGAAAGGAAGGATACCTGCCCACAGTCTGCTTCACTACG aaGCAGGAGCCATTGAGGCCCATCGTGACTCAGACATCGCAAAACTTTACTCAAGCGGCGTCTAATGATCGCAGTAGCTGTTCTGG aGGGCGCTCTTTCAAACTGCCGCGGCGAGCGTCTCTGTCAGGAGTGCCGGGTTCACCTCGATTATTTCAGCGGCTGCTCTCTCGTCGACGTAGTGATGGACATGCCGTACGTTCAGTTGGCTCCATCAATCCCGCATTTCACCCTGACTGA
- the adhfe1 gene encoding hydroxyacid-oxoacid transhydrogenase, mitochondrial isoform X1 — MAGGERVARLMRQLASAACRCPAHSQAYSHTYNCVSTGGAHMPEQKTDYAFEMACSNIRYGAGVTREIGMDLQNMGARNVCLMTDKTLSQLPPVGAVLESLTKHGVKYETYEDVRVEPTDKSFKAAIDFAKKGHFDVYVAVGGGSVIDTCKAANLYACHPEAEFLDFVNAPIGKGKPITATLKPLIAVPTTSGTGSETTGVAIFDFEDLKTKTGIANRALKPTLGMVDPLHTLHMPSRVAANSGFDVLCHALESFTALPYNLRSPCPSNPIYRPAYQGSNPISDVWARHALKIVAKYLKRAVRDAGDVEARSSMHLASVFEGIGFGNAGVHLCHGMSYPIAGNVTTYRAKGYDLEHPMVPHGLSVVLTSPAVFAFTANMCPDRHLEAAKILGTDVSNIKRDDAGRVLADTLRSFLYDLEVEDGLSAVGYTKEDIPSLVKGTIPQERVTKLSPRAHTEEDLTALFAASMKLY; from the exons ATGGCAGGCGGTGAGAGGGTCGCTCGTCTGATGCGTCAGCTCGCGAGCGCGGC GTGCAGATGCCCCGCTCATTCTCAAGCATACTCCCACACTTACAACTGtg tttCCACAGGTGGAGCTCACATGCCTGAACAGAAAACAGATTATGCATTTGAA ATGGCTTGTTCAAATATCAGATATGGAGCTGGAGTAACCAGAGAAATTGGCATG GATTTGCAGAACATGGGAGCACGTAATGTTTGTCTGATGACAGATAAGACCTTGTCTCAGCTGCCGCCAGTCGGAGCAGTGCTGGAATCACTGACAAAACATGGAGTCAAATACGAGACGTATGAGGATGTGCGAGTAGAGCCAACAGACAAAAG CTTTAAAGCAGCTATTGATTTTGCcaaaaaaggacattttgaTGTGTATGTGGCTGTGGGCGGGGGCTCTGTGATCGACACCTGTAAAGCAGCCAATCTCTATGCATGTCATCCAGAGGCAGAGTTTCTAGACTTCGTCAATGCACCAATCGGAAAAGGAAAACCCATCACAGCCACACTGAAGCCACTAATCGCTG TACCTACTACGTCTGGAACGGGGAGTGAAACCACAGGAGTGGCAATCTTTGACTTTGAGGACCTGAAGACCAAAACCG GTATTGCAAATCGAGCCCTAAAGCCCACTTTGGGGATGGTGGATCCCCTACATACTCTTCACATGCCATCCAGAGTGGCAGCTAACAGCGGCTTCGATGTGCTCTG TCATGCGCTAGAGTCTTTTACTGCTTTGCCGTATAACCTAAGAAGTCCCTGCCCATCCAATCCCATCTATCGCCCAGCTTACCAGGGCAGCAATCCAATCAGCGATGTTTGGGCAAGACACGCTCTTAAGATCGTTGCCAAATACTTGAAGCG GGCGGTGCGTGATGCTGGAGATGTGGAGGCTCGCTCCAGCATGCACCTGGCCAGTGTGTTTGAGGGAATTGGCTTTGGCAATGCTGGAGTCCATTTATG TCATGGGATGTCTTATCCTATTGCCGGGAATGTCACAACTTACAGGGCTAAAGGCTACGATTTAGAACATCCTATGGTG CCTCATGGACTCTCTGTAGTTCTTACTTCACCTGCTGTTTTCGCCTTCACTGCAAATATGTGCCCTGATCGCCACCTGGAGGCAGCAAAAATACTAG gTACCGATGTGAGTAACATCAAGAGAGATGATGCTGGCCGTGTGTTGGCTGACACACTCAGATCGTTTCTGTATGACCTGGAAGTGGAGGATGGCTTGTCTGCAGTTGGCTACACTAAAGAGGACATTCCATCTTTGGTGAAGGGCACCATCCCTCAG GAGCGGGTGACTAAGCTGTCTCCTCGAGCTCACACTGAAGAGGATCTGACCGCTCTGTTTGCAGCATCCATGAAGCTCTATTGA
- the adhfe1 gene encoding hydroxyacid-oxoacid transhydrogenase, mitochondrial isoform X2, translating to MAGGERVARLMRQLASAACRCPAHSQAYSHTYNFSTGGAHMPEQKTDYAFEMACSNIRYGAGVTREIGMDLQNMGARNVCLMTDKTLSQLPPVGAVLESLTKHGVKYETYEDVRVEPTDKSFKAAIDFAKKGHFDVYVAVGGGSVIDTCKAANLYACHPEAEFLDFVNAPIGKGKPITATLKPLIAVPTTSGTGSETTGVAIFDFEDLKTKTGIANRALKPTLGMVDPLHTLHMPSRVAANSGFDVLCHALESFTALPYNLRSPCPSNPIYRPAYQGSNPISDVWARHALKIVAKYLKRAVRDAGDVEARSSMHLASVFEGIGFGNAGVHLCHGMSYPIAGNVTTYRAKGYDLEHPMVPHGLSVVLTSPAVFAFTANMCPDRHLEAAKILGTDVSNIKRDDAGRVLADTLRSFLYDLEVEDGLSAVGYTKEDIPSLVKGTIPQERVTKLSPRAHTEEDLTALFAASMKLY from the exons ATGGCAGGCGGTGAGAGGGTCGCTCGTCTGATGCGTCAGCTCGCGAGCGCGGC GTGCAGATGCCCCGCTCATTCTCAAGCATACTCCCACACTTACAACT tttCCACAGGTGGAGCTCACATGCCTGAACAGAAAACAGATTATGCATTTGAA ATGGCTTGTTCAAATATCAGATATGGAGCTGGAGTAACCAGAGAAATTGGCATG GATTTGCAGAACATGGGAGCACGTAATGTTTGTCTGATGACAGATAAGACCTTGTCTCAGCTGCCGCCAGTCGGAGCAGTGCTGGAATCACTGACAAAACATGGAGTCAAATACGAGACGTATGAGGATGTGCGAGTAGAGCCAACAGACAAAAG CTTTAAAGCAGCTATTGATTTTGCcaaaaaaggacattttgaTGTGTATGTGGCTGTGGGCGGGGGCTCTGTGATCGACACCTGTAAAGCAGCCAATCTCTATGCATGTCATCCAGAGGCAGAGTTTCTAGACTTCGTCAATGCACCAATCGGAAAAGGAAAACCCATCACAGCCACACTGAAGCCACTAATCGCTG TACCTACTACGTCTGGAACGGGGAGTGAAACCACAGGAGTGGCAATCTTTGACTTTGAGGACCTGAAGACCAAAACCG GTATTGCAAATCGAGCCCTAAAGCCCACTTTGGGGATGGTGGATCCCCTACATACTCTTCACATGCCATCCAGAGTGGCAGCTAACAGCGGCTTCGATGTGCTCTG TCATGCGCTAGAGTCTTTTACTGCTTTGCCGTATAACCTAAGAAGTCCCTGCCCATCCAATCCCATCTATCGCCCAGCTTACCAGGGCAGCAATCCAATCAGCGATGTTTGGGCAAGACACGCTCTTAAGATCGTTGCCAAATACTTGAAGCG GGCGGTGCGTGATGCTGGAGATGTGGAGGCTCGCTCCAGCATGCACCTGGCCAGTGTGTTTGAGGGAATTGGCTTTGGCAATGCTGGAGTCCATTTATG TCATGGGATGTCTTATCCTATTGCCGGGAATGTCACAACTTACAGGGCTAAAGGCTACGATTTAGAACATCCTATGGTG CCTCATGGACTCTCTGTAGTTCTTACTTCACCTGCTGTTTTCGCCTTCACTGCAAATATGTGCCCTGATCGCCACCTGGAGGCAGCAAAAATACTAG gTACCGATGTGAGTAACATCAAGAGAGATGATGCTGGCCGTGTGTTGGCTGACACACTCAGATCGTTTCTGTATGACCTGGAAGTGGAGGATGGCTTGTCTGCAGTTGGCTACACTAAAGAGGACATTCCATCTTTGGTGAAGGGCACCATCCCTCAG GAGCGGGTGACTAAGCTGTCTCCTCGAGCTCACACTGAAGAGGATCTGACCGCTCTGTTTGCAGCATCCATGAAGCTCTATTGA
- the LOC122358486 gene encoding corticoliberin-1: MNPGDALSCTDNRLTNEVTYGAHRRRLRGFASMKLHLLLAAVSLGVFVSLSGSAPGHTNTRSPVLMRLGEEYFIRLDNADRRSPSRTEALQLQLTQRQLGGKLGRVGNGIANSFEERERRSEDPPISLDLTFHLLREVLQMARAEQLAQRASNNRKIMDDLGK, from the exons ATGAACCCCGGCGATGCTCTTAGCTGCACCGACAATCGACTCACAAACGAGGTCACTTACGGAGCACACCGACGGAG ATTACGGGGATTTGCCTCAATGAAGCTGCACCTGCTACTCGCCGCTGTGTCTCTCGGTGTCTTCGTCTCGCTTTCTGGGTCCGCTCCCGGACACACGAACACGCGGTCGCCGGTTCTGATGCGCTTAGGAGAGGAGTACTTCATCAGGCTGGACAACGCCGACCGGAGATCACCGTCACGCACCGAGGCGCTTCAGCTGCAGCTCACGCAGCGGCAGCTAGGAGGTAAGCTCGGTCGCGTCGGTAACGGGATCGCGAACAGCTTCGAGGAGCGGGAGCGCCGGTCCGAGGATCCGCCGATTTCGCTGGATCTGACCTTTCACCTGTTGCGCGAGGTGCTGCAGATGGCGCGAGCCGAACAGCTGGCCCAGCGCGCGAGCAACAACCGCAAGATTATGGACGATTTAGGGAAATAA
- the trim55a gene encoding tripartite motif-containing protein 55a isoform X1, with the protein MRVGLDHWCPRTHETMESLERQLICPICLEIFTKPVVILPCQHNLCRKCANDIFQASNPYLPTRGSSSLGSGGRFRCPSCRHEVVLDRHGVYGLQRNLLVENIIDMYKQESSSSSKPEPELKDNVLMCEEHQDEKINIYCVTCSVPTCSLCKVFGSHQTCEVAPLKSVYETQKTELSDGVAVLVGNNDRIQGIISQLEESCRSVEENGRRQKSRVCEWFDRLYALLEERRGDLTLKITAEQQEKVDYIGGLQRKYKEHLDNTAKLVETGIQTMEESEMAIFLQNTKPLLQKIAEGRNVSYLEKVERGYENMDHFTANFSPERRAILSIDFTKDGDDNEEEDDEEEELADTLNPETQTSSVATPASSQQRQTPVPTSPSTAASGATPIPTPQRQTPVPTSPPTAAESSQISSKSSQSVNTSSAENTPLFTPTPDVTHNSSTDASAQVTAGSNQTSEDSPRHVFSFSWLNMPK; encoded by the exons ATGAGAGTGGGTTTGGATCACTGGTGCCCAAGAACTCACGAGACCATGGAGAGTTTGGAGAGGCAGCTGATATGCCCCATCTGCCTTGAGATTTTCACTAAACCGGTGGTGATCTTGCCGTGTCAGCACAACCTCTGCCGCAAATGTGCCAATGACATCTTTCAG gcgTCAAACCCCTACTTGCCCACACGTGGAAGTTCTTCATTGGGCTCTGGCGGCCGGTTCCGCTGCCCATCCTGTAGGCATGAAGTGGTTCTGGATAGACATGGCGTGTATGGCCTGCAGAGGAACCTGCTGGTGGAGAACATCATAGATATGTACAAACAAGAATCCAGCAG CAGCAGTAAGCCTGAACCAGAACTGAAGGACAATGTGTTGATGTGTGAGGAGCATCAGGATGAGAAGattaatatatactgtgtgaCCTGCTCTGTTCCCACTTGTTCACTATGTAAAGTCTTTGGGAGTCATCAGACCTGTGAAGTTGCTCCACTCAAATCTGTCTACGAAACCCAGAAA ACTGAGTTGTCTGATGGCGTTGCGGTGTTGGTTGGCAACAATGACAGAATTCAGGGCATCATCAGTCAGCTAGAGGAAAGCTGCAGATCTGTGGAg GAGAATGGTCGTAGGCAGAAGTCCCGTGTATGTGAGTGGTTTGATCGTTTGTATGCTCTTCTGGAAGAGCGCAGAGGAGATCTCACACTGAAGATAACTGCAGAACAGCAGGAGAAAGTTGACTACATCGGTGGCTTACAGCgcaa GTACAAAGAGCACCTGGATAACACAGCCAAACTAGTGGAGACAGGAATTCAGACGATGGAGGAATCTGAAATGGCCATCTTCCTGCAG AACACCAAGCCTCTACTGCAAAA GATAGCAGAAGGCAGAAATGTGTCTTATTTAGAAAAGGTTGAACGTGGATATGAAAATATGGATCATTTCACTGCAAACTTCAGCCCTGAACGAAGAGCAATACTCAGCATAGATTTTACCAAGG ATGGTGATGACAAtgaagaggaggatgatgaggaggaagaaTTAGCTGATACTCTTAATCCAGAGACTCAGACATCTTCAGTGGCTACGCCTGCCTCGTCCCAGCAGAGACAAACCCCTGTACCAACCTCTCCATCAACGGCAGCTTCAGGGGCTACACCCATCCCGACCCCACAGAGACAAACCCCAGTACCGACCTCTCCACCAACAGCAGCTGAATCCTCCCAGATTTCGTCAAAATCTAGCCAATCAGTGAACACCAGTTCAGCAGAGAATACACCCTTATTTACTCCCACTCCAGACGTCACTCACAACTCTTCTACAGATGCATCTGCTCAG GTAACTGCCGGTTCCAACCAGACATCAGAGGATAGCCCACGCCacgttttctctttttcctggTTAAATATGCCAAAATAG
- the trim55a gene encoding tripartite motif-containing protein 55a isoform X2, producing the protein MRVGLDHWCPRTHETMESLERQLICPICLEIFTKPVVILPCQHNLCRKCANDIFQASNPYLPTRGSSSLGSGGRFRCPSCRHEVVLDRHGVYGLQRNLLVENIIDMYKQESSSSKPEPELKDNVLMCEEHQDEKINIYCVTCSVPTCSLCKVFGSHQTCEVAPLKSVYETQKTELSDGVAVLVGNNDRIQGIISQLEESCRSVEENGRRQKSRVCEWFDRLYALLEERRGDLTLKITAEQQEKVDYIGGLQRKYKEHLDNTAKLVETGIQTMEESEMAIFLQNTKPLLQKIAEGRNVSYLEKVERGYENMDHFTANFSPERRAILSIDFTKDGDDNEEEDDEEEELADTLNPETQTSSVATPASSQQRQTPVPTSPSTAASGATPIPTPQRQTPVPTSPPTAAESSQISSKSSQSVNTSSAENTPLFTPTPDVTHNSSTDASAQVTAGSNQTSEDSPRHVFSFSWLNMPK; encoded by the exons ATGAGAGTGGGTTTGGATCACTGGTGCCCAAGAACTCACGAGACCATGGAGAGTTTGGAGAGGCAGCTGATATGCCCCATCTGCCTTGAGATTTTCACTAAACCGGTGGTGATCTTGCCGTGTCAGCACAACCTCTGCCGCAAATGTGCCAATGACATCTTTCAG gcgTCAAACCCCTACTTGCCCACACGTGGAAGTTCTTCATTGGGCTCTGGCGGCCGGTTCCGCTGCCCATCCTGTAGGCATGAAGTGGTTCTGGATAGACATGGCGTGTATGGCCTGCAGAGGAACCTGCTGGTGGAGAACATCATAGATATGTACAAACAAGAATCCAGCAG CAGTAAGCCTGAACCAGAACTGAAGGACAATGTGTTGATGTGTGAGGAGCATCAGGATGAGAAGattaatatatactgtgtgaCCTGCTCTGTTCCCACTTGTTCACTATGTAAAGTCTTTGGGAGTCATCAGACCTGTGAAGTTGCTCCACTCAAATCTGTCTACGAAACCCAGAAA ACTGAGTTGTCTGATGGCGTTGCGGTGTTGGTTGGCAACAATGACAGAATTCAGGGCATCATCAGTCAGCTAGAGGAAAGCTGCAGATCTGTGGAg GAGAATGGTCGTAGGCAGAAGTCCCGTGTATGTGAGTGGTTTGATCGTTTGTATGCTCTTCTGGAAGAGCGCAGAGGAGATCTCACACTGAAGATAACTGCAGAACAGCAGGAGAAAGTTGACTACATCGGTGGCTTACAGCgcaa GTACAAAGAGCACCTGGATAACACAGCCAAACTAGTGGAGACAGGAATTCAGACGATGGAGGAATCTGAAATGGCCATCTTCCTGCAG AACACCAAGCCTCTACTGCAAAA GATAGCAGAAGGCAGAAATGTGTCTTATTTAGAAAAGGTTGAACGTGGATATGAAAATATGGATCATTTCACTGCAAACTTCAGCCCTGAACGAAGAGCAATACTCAGCATAGATTTTACCAAGG ATGGTGATGACAAtgaagaggaggatgatgaggaggaagaaTTAGCTGATACTCTTAATCCAGAGACTCAGACATCTTCAGTGGCTACGCCTGCCTCGTCCCAGCAGAGACAAACCCCTGTACCAACCTCTCCATCAACGGCAGCTTCAGGGGCTACACCCATCCCGACCCCACAGAGACAAACCCCAGTACCGACCTCTCCACCAACAGCAGCTGAATCCTCCCAGATTTCGTCAAAATCTAGCCAATCAGTGAACACCAGTTCAGCAGAGAATACACCCTTATTTACTCCCACTCCAGACGTCACTCACAACTCTTCTACAGATGCATCTGCTCAG GTAACTGCCGGTTCCAACCAGACATCAGAGGATAGCCCACGCCacgttttctctttttcctggTTAAATATGCCAAAATAG